A genomic window from Lutra lutra chromosome 17, mLutLut1.2, whole genome shotgun sequence includes:
- the MARVELD3 gene encoding MARVEL domain-containing protein 3 isoform X1 → MEGTSGTREPRARPRERDPDRHLRPDRDRHPERHRDRPGDRRRERNGGERRDRDRDRGRHRDPRQDRHRVGDLRAGEQRVWEKSHQSRTRDRPRRPSWDAAPPPWPAPWETPELPPQRKERFGASGPASYSEPTAGRYLPSNPRSGLEEVEYYQSEAEGLLECHKCKYLCTGRGVVQIVEVILNGMVLMCVVSSYFVLAGFTATFTSGGGFGNNYYSPFEGTELEQVRQLDQKYTVLRAPLIYGGVAVSLGLGVLTMSVLLQGAKSLEELSGKWLLLEATFSLLAAVSYGVGTGIYLHVALQINSTDTCRARERLYARKGLTWMNCQLAGTDGAAATFACLLVLLYGAGVVLALQSYREQRLRKESQAQRSSHSDAPEYLWSETLFSVGSPHPCFSQEKVSFQMTR, encoded by the exons ATGGAAGGTACGTCGGGGACTCGGGAGCCCCGGGCCCGGCCAAGAGAGCGGGACCCAGACCGGCACCTCCGCCCGGACCGAGACCGCCACCCCGAGCGACACCGGGACCGACCCGGGGACCGGCGGAGGGAGAGAAACGGGGGCGAGCGGAGGGACCGGGACCGGGACAGGGGGAGGCACCGAGACCCTCGCCAGGACAGACACCGGGTCGGGGACCTTCGCGCCGGTGAACAAAGAGTCTGGGAAAAATCCCATCAAAGTCGGACGCGGGACAGACCCCGGAGGCCGAGCTGGGACGCAGCCCCGCCCCCCTGGCCCGCACCTTGGGAAACCCCGGAGCTACCGCCCCAGAGGAAGGAGCGCTTCGGAGCCAGTGGCCCGGCAAG TTACAGTGAACCCACTGCAGGGAGATACCTGCCCTCGAACCCCAGGTCTGGACTAGAGGAAGTGGAATATTACCAGTCAGAGGCTGAAGGACTCCTGGAATGCCATAAATGCAAATACTTGTGCACTGGGAGAG GTGTGGTACAGATAGTGGAGGTGATACTGAATGGCATGGTTCTCATGTGTGTCGTGTCCTCCTACTTTGTCCTTGCTGGATTCACTGCCACCTTCACCAGTGGTGGCGGCTTTGGGAACAACTACTACTCACCATTCGAGGGCACCGAGCTGGAGCAGGTTCGGCAGCTGGACCAGAAGTACACAGTGCTCCGGGCACCCCTGATCTACGGGGGCGTGGCTGTTTCTCTGGGGCTGGGTGTCCTCACTATGAGTGTTTTACTCCAAGGAGCCAAAAGTCTTGAGGAACTGTCGGGGAAGTGGCTCCTCCTAGAGGCCACCTTCAGCCTCCTGGCAGCGGTGAGCTACGGCGTGGGCACCGGCATTTACCTCCACGTGGCCTTGCAGATCAATTCCACGGACACTTGCAGAGCACGAGAGAGGCTCTATGCCCGCAAGGGTCTCACCTGGATGAACTGCCAGCTGGCAGGCACGGACGGGGCGGCAGCCACCTTCGCCTGCCTCCTGGTGCTGCTGTACGGGGCCGGCGTGGTGCTGGCCCTGCAAAGCTACCGGGAGCAGAGGCTCCGCAAGGAGAGCCAAGCGCAGCGCAGCAGTCACAGCGATGCGCCCGAGTACCTGTGGTCTGAGACCCTCTTCTCTGTGGGCAGTCCACATCCCTGTTTCTCTCAAGAAAAGGTGTCTTTTCAAATGACACGTTAG
- the MARVELD3 gene encoding MARVEL domain-containing protein 3 isoform X2 has product MEGTSGTREPRARPRERDPDRHLRPDRDRHPERHRDRPGDRRRERNGGERRDRDRDRGRHRDPRQDRHRVGDLRAGEQRVWEKSHQSRTRDRPRRPSWDAAPPPWPAPWETPELPPQRKERFGASGPASYSEPTAGRYLPSNPRSGLEEVEYYQSEAEGLLECHKCKYLCTGRACCQMLEVLLNLLILACSSVSYSSTGGYTGITSLGGIYYYQFGGAYSGFEGADGEKAQQLDVQFYQLKLPTVTAAMAYSGALMAFCCLLVLLGVLRVPWHCPPWLLIEGLLDVLIAGAYVPALYFYFHQLSAAYASPVCREREALYQSKGYSGFSCTFHGGDIGAAVFAVLSIGLFALGAVLAIRGYRQVRKLKEKPAEMLEF; this is encoded by the exons ATGGAAGGTACGTCGGGGACTCGGGAGCCCCGGGCCCGGCCAAGAGAGCGGGACCCAGACCGGCACCTCCGCCCGGACCGAGACCGCCACCCCGAGCGACACCGGGACCGACCCGGGGACCGGCGGAGGGAGAGAAACGGGGGCGAGCGGAGGGACCGGGACCGGGACAGGGGGAGGCACCGAGACCCTCGCCAGGACAGACACCGGGTCGGGGACCTTCGCGCCGGTGAACAAAGAGTCTGGGAAAAATCCCATCAAAGTCGGACGCGGGACAGACCCCGGAGGCCGAGCTGGGACGCAGCCCCGCCCCCCTGGCCCGCACCTTGGGAAACCCCGGAGCTACCGCCCCAGAGGAAGGAGCGCTTCGGAGCCAGTGGCCCGGCAAG TTACAGTGAACCCACTGCAGGGAGATACCTGCCCTCGAACCCCAGGTCTGGACTAGAGGAAGTGGAATATTACCAGTCAGAGGCTGAAGGACTCCTGGAATGCCATAAATGCAAATACTTGTGCACTGGGAGAG CCTGCTGCCAGATGCTGGAGGTGCTCCTGAACTTGTTGATCCTGGCCTGCAGCTCTGTTTCTTACAGTTCCACAGGGGGCTACACGGGCATCACCAGCCTGGGGGGCATTTACTACTACCAGTTCGGAGGCGCTTACAGTGGTTTCGAGGGTGCCGACGGGGAGAAAGCACAGCAGTTGGACGTCCAGTTCTACCAGCTGAAGCTGCCCACGGTCACTGCGGCGATGGCCTACAGCGGAGCCCTCATGGCCTTCTGCTGCCTCCTTGTCCTCCTGGGCGTCCTGCGGGTCCCGTGGCACTGCCCCCCATGGCTGCTGATTGAAGGCTTGTTGGACGTGCTCATCGCGGGGGCCTATGTCCCCGCTCTGTACTTCTACTTCCACCAGCTCTCGGCTGCCTATGCGTCCCCGgtgtgcagagagagggaggcgcTGTACCAGAGCAAAGGGTACAGCGGCTTCAGCTGCACTTTCCACGGGGGGGATATAGGAGCTGCAGTCTTCGCCGTCCTgagcatcgggctctttgctctgggGGCTGTGCTGGCCATCCGAGGTTACCGGCAGGTCAGGAAGCTCAAAGAGAAGCCTGCAGAGATGTTGGAGTTTTAG